In Salvia miltiorrhiza cultivar Shanhuang (shh) chromosome 4, IMPLAD_Smil_shh, whole genome shotgun sequence, the DNA window CTTTCCACTTATCGCagatattgaaaataaaatatatatgtaatatgtgtccgtcttatagtcttactaagacaagtttgctaacattcttgagtcattgcttttcttttggcctcccaccaaaatctgtagatctagtcaactggaacgcaacacatgaaggcgttttttttttttttttttttttttttttttttttttgcgcgGTACATAAAATCAAAGGTTCTCTTCATCGTCTTAATCTAGAGTTTACCCTCAACTGGATTCTTGGTTTCATAGCTATAACAAGCTTTACTCGAGAAAAAGTTCATCCATCCTTCGTAATGGTTCATTTTTGTCCCCATCTCGTTTCTAGCTTCTCATCTACCAGAcattctatttttcaaaaaaaacgatcatcaatacattccttttctcatatcacatgTGTAACACTTTTTCCATGATTCCATCGTGAAATCAGCatagacaaaataactcaagtccttattctcaaaccttacggtttgtactataaattgCTAACAAAATGTATGGTTGATAATAATCATAGGAGAAGAACTAATGTCAACTAATTTTAGACACAAACTGATGGACAGTTAACCAAGCTATAGTTTGGGTAACttactaagtcaatatactaacacttcttagtcgtatacctcaaaagaatctactagggcaactcaaaagttgtaaaaactcaaatctcaaatgATATCAGAATAAAGTGTTgcagaaaatttgttcaagagactcaaataaataaccagagggtagaaatgagtaactaccaggtcgaacaaaatgacctagagtgagaacccatctgatttttaaactgaagttgaaatacaggggtttataaacccaaaagacgtctactgagatttggatcatgtggactggccaggtccaacataatcacttcccagttacacgggaaacatcatcccgaacttggtaattctgggtcttctaaaccctcaagatactatatataataaaacTTCAGCTCGCAGTAAGCTAAAAGTTCAAACTTAGGATCATTTGTTCTAGACTCATATTCTGAACATTCAACATTCTTACATAAGTAGACATATTACAACATAGTAATGTAACAGTCAAACCATATTctttctacaactcatcatgaAACGAAGTCAATTTGATATTCTGTCATGTGTGAActttcgaacgtagagactatgcttaAAACCTTCGTGGTGTAACGTCCATCTTGAAGTTGTCTCATGCCACCTTTCGTTGACTTACTTTCAACGTGGCACGTATCCTTTCAGTCTATCTTTGAGTTTCAAAGAAACTACAGTCTCCCGAAGGAAACCAAAACATTCGTGATGTTCATTCATTTTCTGTTTCGTCATTCTCAAGCATCTAGGTTATAGGGATACCCTATAAATCCATCAATCTATGTTCTTTTGCAAATGTGATCATAAAACTTATAACAATCTACATTCCTTGAAAACGTGTTCATTATCATTCATTCCTCGAATCGTATTAACATAGTACGCATCAAATCTGTCATACCAACGTAAATCATTCAACATTCATTCATAGCATATCTTTCACAATCATGTTCTTGCAACAGTTTAAATccataacataattaaacatTGTAACTTCAGTTACCTTTTTCTTTGATTGAGCGTGATGCAATGGAGCGTTGAGCGGTGTCATAAGATTCATTTAAGTCAAATAACTCGATCTATACTTGGCTTTTGAAAGAAAATTCttgggccagagcaaacgaactgctctgataccactctgtcacagcccgcaatccctaaggatggtttaaccggggttatgactcgggaaggggattaagaagcggggaaagaaaggggcatttacttaacaatcaaacattttacgaaaagagacaattattatataacactaggatcataactgatcacttgggcaaaaacAAGACATTCGTTCAGGAAGGCCCGTTgaagtggattacccaacaaaagagtatcatacttaaaataaaacattaacataatcagagtatcttgcagcggaaatacgtgtgagttatacatatgaagatgtatactcaaggttacattattattttatgtcaaaaggtacatccgctcaactccactccattccatcacccgctcaacctgcacattagggaaaacaacatgcagggctgagtaaaaatactcagtgaacatatgccggaaatataacattttatatcatttattgtactgccaacagtaacacacagggttttacttgaaggacctgtgcttactaaacattttctttcatttcataaagttggatgcgcatcccattttcagtctatatgatccatatctgttccttttacacgccgggaaggaggcctccttccacggacgccaagaccggtcgcaagcgacacacagtctccatgagtgtacacgttaacccttactagcaaaccttcgtctagcgtagggtccgaattcgatttcctttatagttggcgaaccaacacagataggatacatacataaaacataaacatttttttggcagacaatcatttcataaacatttcctttcctttcataagaaccattcatcatttaatcatttccataaacatttcatttcataagaaccattcaccatttgaaataatacagtcatatcatgtcattcatttcatttcgtataagaggcctggatgcaggggatctctatatacgtgttttaagaaagcccacctcattccgttcccactaggggcgtagagttacctccttctttagctttcacttcccgtctggacctttattgacgaagagtcgataagttcgagaagaaagtcgtgtaagaaaggaagataggtctctaaactaaactatctcctttaatgattttagggttctagcatccatattaatcttgtctcgttcaaaaccttaaactcaaaacatctatcacataactaacatttaggttcgaaaccgtttatttgaacatcatcatgcgcatcaatcataactcgttctactcacgccatcaagttaaatattccgtcatttaataacaattcatataatatcacatagataaattatatcatcatagatcatgctttcttatttttaaaatcatttaatcattttcaaataatccatattaataagtcatttgaaaagaattaatttaaatgagagtttaactcaaaatattttattttataatccatttataaatacttgaaataaagaactccatttaaataattaatttaaaggtcaatatataattaaattaatcaagctcaatttaaattaataattaagagctcaaataatttaaatagatataagcccaaattaattagataaattaagtctatcatgtttttctttgaataaggcccaaacaattaaattaaaataggcccaaatcctttaattaaaagaagcccatcaaattttatttgtaaagggccgagcccaaacatttaaatcgaagcccatctgttaattaaataagggcccacacacttattaaaatcggcccaagtctcggcccaacagCAAGTAATAAAAttggcccaagtctcggcccaacaaCAAGTAATAAAAttggcccaagtctcggcccaacaacaagcccaacaatttaaataaaagccCAAAGCCCACTTTTAATTCTAAACCTaaataaaacacacactaaacacactcaaacacacacattcaGCCAACACTCaccctctcatctctctttctcggACTCCCTCTGTCCGCCTGCCGTTCAACgcggccgccaccgccgccgccggcgagcggcgcggctgcTGCCTCTCTCTCCTCCCCTGAACTCTCGtcctctctcaccctctcgccTCTATCTCTCTATCTCGGCTGATCCCTCAATCGCTCACCTCTctctcggccgctggacccaagcgcagcagacaccaccaccgcggtgcgccgccatcgccgggccgccgcctgctccctcattctcgcggcagatccgccgcgGCCTGAAGACCACGGCGCCGTCGCTCATCTCGCCATCTCCATTTCCTTCTCTTCTATTTATCTCTCTACACGCCCTGaccctctccctctctttccTCGATCTGTCGGAACAGGACGCACGCCGCCGTCAAAACGgtgcgccgccgctgctgcctccGTCGTCCTCGCCGGTGGCTCACGGCCAGGAGCCGTCGACCGCCGACAACCAGGTATACCCCATCTCCCTATTCTCCTTTTTCTTCCCTcatcttttcccctttttttttaaattaaaaactgaaatccttcctctctttctctcttggcaGAACGGAACCACCGCGGCTCCGCCGCCGTCTCGCCATCGCCAGAGACGGcgagccaccgaggctgccgcctccctctgatctcgactcacacacacacagcagggTCAGCCCCCCCTTCAAAGGTTTCAAGCCTCAAATTCAGTCGAACACTTAGCACATAGGATTTGAgcaaaaatcaaatactgtaaatttcagttcatacgTTAATACATGTAAATTTTTCTTTTGGATCATTCTCgtttggtggttctctgatatATTGGATAAAAGGggaataccttgaataggtgtGGTGGAAGATATTTATTTCTGCAGATTTTGTTTATCACTAAGATTAGAAACGTcagttgtgaaaaaaataaattgaaagagATGAATATCCTCATTCTATTACCTTAACTTGCTGTGTGAAATTGAGACTGCAGAATTTAGAAATGGTGAAGTGGTGAGGTTTGGGTGAAGaatggtgtaggttataaaagaaaaatggggtggtgagGATCGTGAAAATTCTTCAGCTTTAGTATGAACATGGACTTTCTCTTCAGCTTGATAAGTATGAATATGGactttcttcagcatgcttgtGGAATTTTTGTCATGCTTGTGGAATTTTTGTCTCGTAAATCTTGCTGATGAAAATGGTTTGTAGTAGTTGAATATGGTGGTGTGAAAATGGTGAAGTGGTGGGGTTGgctttaaagaaaaaataattaaataaacttttGAGCCCAATTCAATAATTATGTAGTCCGAAACTTACGTTAATACATATAAGCCAAATTCCTcatttgaagtataaaatctAATTGAGCTtgccatttaaataaattaaataatcgcATAGGCTCACTTTAACAATCAATTAAAAGATCTATAattaacacttcaatgttaaataatcgttaataaattaatggactcaaaatatattttgagtgtcactcattgaaaataaaataaaaataaattatcatgtatataaatcatcaaattcatataagtctgtattttattaatggatgccgaaccctaattatcataataaatccttaaataaGTCATTAGAagaattaaatcctcaattaaaagtcgggtcattacactGAGCCAAGTAAGATTTGGAGCACAAACTTTTATGGACTTTTATCAAAAGGCCGATCATAGCAACCATATATATCAAGGGGCTTTAGCGCGAGTGCCGTGCCACAAACCACAATATCAGATGTCAAAATTGAATATTGGATATACAATTCCTCCAACAGGGGCAATTACGTAGGAACGATTCTATAGCCTCGCCACTCACTTTGAACCATCTCAGATGCAAACTCTTGAGGGATTTATAACCAATGAGATTTTGAGGTAGGCACACCTTGTTGTCTCCTAACAACTCTTCACAGGAAACCACATCACTTGGACCCACACATAGAAAGTCCAATCTCAATCTCTCAACTTGTCTTGAAACCACAAATTCAAGCCATTTGGCAACTGCGCACTGCGCTGACTTGTTTGCATACAAAGAGATTCTTAATTCTTTCAGCAAAGGGGCTTTACGCGATTGGAGAACCGAGCTTACTATTTCTATATACTTGCACCTTTCAGCATCCCATGCGCTTCCTCGTATAGGCTCTTGATAATGGTTGGTTAGAAGCTTTGCATTCAAGTTGAGATTAGGGACGTGTTTCCACAAACCTGACCATCAGGAAGAAAGAACACTAGTGGTAACGCATTCCCTCAGTGATAGAAAAGACAATATGACAAGGATAATTTCATCAGGTAACTCACTAATCCTATCAACTCCACCATTGCATCTCCGAGAACACTAACAAACAGCAACAATCCAATAACAAAATATTAAGAACAatgcaataacaataaaatCTTACATGAAAAAAAATGACTGTACACTGATAAGAGTGATAATCATGAATACtgaatactccatccgtccacaaaatgagtacttatatttcatttttagtcTGTGCACAAAATGAGTACAATCCTtaaattaatacactcaaaaagtgggacttTTACTCCATTCATAATTTCACATCACACTTAATGCAttttttaaaacccgtgccatcccAAAATGGGTACTCATTAGTCATTACGTGACGGAGGTAGTGTTAATTTTAATTCATGAAAGAGCCAAAACAGGAATCAACAATCAAAGAGAAAAGACAGCAAGCAAATATACTATGAGAGTTCGAGATTACCTTCTTGGGCAGAAAATCTGAATCGGATTTGAAATACTTCACCTCCATCACTACTtcaatcaatttctatatatatacagatgtaaaattaaaaacttaaataCTAAGAAATTATTATAAAGAAAGCAGGATTAATTGGCTGATTGTGCTACTCAAAACTAATTTGCGTGCTGAATAAAACAATGTTCAAATGAAAACAAAGAATTAATTACCAAGATTCTGAATCCTCATCAGGCAAAAAAGAATTAAAGAAAAAGTCAGGATCAGGAACAGTCCTTTGGTTCTATTCTAGCCGATAAATTATAAAGTTACTAAGTTAGGTTCATTGGCTTTGGAGAAGGTCACGACACTAACATGGGATAACTACTCAATACATCCTCTCATTTAAaataggggtaattgcccctaaatacattaactttcatcattttctggaattgcacatcatCTTTAAAATCTGCCCGATAATACAtaacttttctcttttttctagAATTTCCCACGGTCACCCAACCACCTAAACGTGAAAATGACGTGGACGCCGAAAACGCCACATATACAGGCCggaaaatttaattaattgacgTGGCAGACATGTAAGCAAACCGACGTAGTTTTGATTTCTAAAATTGCACTttagtatatactccctccgtccatgaaagaactttctaggagggagtgacacgggttttaagaaaaaatattgtggAATATATTGAGAGggaataaaaggtagttgagtgtattgagagtggtgaaaaaggttttataattaatattgggagttgtgaaaaagtgaaagtgagtaattataagtggtggagtAGTCCAAAAATAgttaggaagtttttttgtggacgtcccaaaaaagaaagataggaagtatatttttttctattttttctaaaatttaatcAAAGATTTTATCCACTTCCCTGAAGCACCCATTTGCGCAGAAAAATCCCCAAAGATCATAAACAAATAACAGCAACCCATAATCTTTCCACTAAAGCATCTTCGACATTATGAGTAAACAACAAACATAACATAACAGTGCATTCATTTTATCCTTAATTCAGCACATGCACATTATGAATTCCATGGAAAtaacatttatttaaaaaactagCACAAGAAAATTAAGGATACCCAGAGCCGGCGCCGTCGAGCAAGACCGCCGTGAGCAGCCGCCGCTCCCCTGCGCCGTCGAACCCAGGCAAGACCGCCATGAGCAGCTGCGTGATTTGGTGTCTGGTGTTTGAGTTTCAGTTCAGAAATGTGGGGGGACAGTTCTCTATTTCGAATTAGGGCTTACTTCGTCAAATTAGGGGTTTAGTTCTATTATCTTGAAATATTCGGATTTAGcagaaaatagaaagaaaaaaaattaaagtgtaATTTCAGAAATCAGAACTACGTCGTTTTACCTACATGGCTGCCACGCCAATTAGTTAAATTTTCCGGTGTGTATATGTGGCATTTCCGGCATGCACGACATTTTCATGTTTAGGTGGTTGGGTGGCTGTGGGAAattccagaaaaaaaaaaaaaaaaagattgtgtATTATGAGGTGAATTTTAAAGATGGTGTGCAATTTGAAAAAATGGTAAAACTTAATGTATTTAGGGACAATTACccctttaaaataataaacaaacaaataaagaaATATGAATAATCCATAGTGCCGGAAATTTTATTGTGTTCGTACTTCGTTTTTAGTACCAACACAATTTTCTGTACAGAATTGGTTAATATTTCGCTACTGAAGTTTTTGAAAGGCTTACTATGTTTGTGAGTTCCAAAATCAATTTGGTTATATATGCTTGtaggtagggatgtcaatgcatcccgaaacccgtgggccgacccgaataactcgacaaaattagagggttagggttgaaaaatcgcaacccgaaaaaacctccagcccgattagcccgcacccgactaacccggaacccgatagggctagcccgaaaacccggtgggctgacggaattgtgactgatgcatccagttacaacttctgctatgtttagatctatgatatttgcttaaatatatatatgtagcctcattaaaaaaagtgaaattcattagttagaatatatatgtgtgtgtgtgtgcaatctcattaaaaaaagtgaaattaattactgattttttgtagaaattgattattagtatctcattagttagaaattaattattagtatctcatttaaaagtgatactattttttttttttttgtcaatgagacgtgcatgcatggcaaatccactaattattcagtaataatccagattgattctagtgcattgatacatattaaattttactatctcattttaatataattttgtttatgtaatcttgaatatcttatatttt includes these proteins:
- the LOC131022607 gene encoding uncharacterized protein LOC131022607, with the translated sequence MEVKYFKSDSDFLPKKCSRRCNGGVDRISLWKHVPNLNLNAKLLTNHYQEPIRGSAWDAERCKYIEIVSSVLQSRKAPLLKELRISLYANKSAQCAVAKWLEFVVSRQVERLRLDFLCVGPSDVVSCEELLGDNKVCLPQNLIGYKSLKSLHLRWFKVSGEAIESFLRNCPCWRNCISNIQF